From Planctomycetota bacterium, one genomic window encodes:
- a CDS encoding type IV toxin-antitoxin system AbiEi family antitoxin has translation MILEANFAAKLRELLGGVTWLRNVQVAQIGGKADEGFDLLASLPLPNGGRAMLFVKCKAEFRPSMFPTVASKVPPSSGRYSASVRVLALPFVSPRMADLCKASGWSWFDLAGNCLIDVPGVLHLEHTGNPPVHRPPKPSANLGTPEAGRLIRALLAPENAGRVWKQRDIQAHLRDLRFPVSLGLVNKVVRHLRDEAFIEDRPEGGFHLRDPLKLLFAWREAYRFDRHERRLYFTLLQGKRLHDALARLGLETGGFSAYAAFSAAEFQAPHVRQPKVWLYVSASEIHRFEERIEAKTVDSGESLVVLIPHDDGVFYLGDAGKGGPMVCTNPVQTYVDLYHCGGRGQEAAEALLEQRLKPEWKGLGLPV, from the coding sequence ATGATCTTGGAGGCGAATTTCGCGGCCAAGCTCCGCGAATTGCTGGGTGGCGTGACCTGGCTACGCAACGTGCAGGTCGCTCAAATCGGCGGAAAGGCGGATGAGGGCTTCGACCTATTGGCCAGCCTGCCTCTGCCAAACGGCGGCAGGGCCATGCTGTTCGTGAAGTGCAAGGCGGAATTCAGGCCGAGCATGTTCCCAACCGTGGCAAGCAAGGTTCCTCCTTCCTCCGGAAGGTACAGCGCCTCGGTTAGGGTGCTGGCACTGCCGTTCGTCTCGCCGCGCATGGCGGACCTGTGCAAGGCGTCCGGATGGAGCTGGTTCGACTTGGCCGGGAACTGCCTGATCGACGTTCCTGGCGTGCTCCACTTGGAGCATACCGGCAATCCTCCGGTCCACCGACCACCCAAGCCCAGTGCCAATCTTGGAACGCCGGAGGCAGGTCGGCTGATCCGAGCCTTGCTCGCCCCGGAGAACGCAGGCCGTGTGTGGAAGCAAAGAGACATCCAGGCCCACCTCAGGGATCTTCGGTTTCCGGTCAGCCTCGGCCTGGTGAACAAAGTGGTTCGGCATCTGCGCGATGAGGCTTTTATCGAGGATCGCCCGGAGGGCGGATTCCATTTGCGCGATCCGTTGAAATTGCTCTTCGCATGGCGGGAAGCTTACCGCTTCGACCGGCACGAGCGGCGGCTGTATTTCACCCTCTTGCAGGGCAAGAGGCTTCACGACGCCCTCGCACGACTGGGTCTGGAAACGGGAGGGTTTTCGGCCTACGCGGCGTTCTCGGCGGCGGAGTTCCAGGCACCGCATGTGCGCCAGCCGAAAGTCTGGCTGTATGTGAGCGCGTCGGAGATCCATCGTTTCGAAGAGAGGATCGAGGCCAAAACGGTGGATTCAGGAGAAAGTCTGGTCGTGCTGATTCCGCACGACGACGGAGTTTTTTATCTTGGCGACGCCGGTAAGGGAGGTCCGATGGTCTGCACGAACCCCGTGCAGACCTACGTGGATCTGTATCATTGCGGCGGCCGCGGCCAAGAGGCGGCGGAAGCCTTGCTGGAGCAGCGCTTGAAACCGGAATGGAAGGGGCTGGGGTTACCGGTATGA
- a CDS encoding GAF domain-containing protein, giving the protein MAARGRKKKTRMDAVKLLPEVIRRLLAISDAEVLLKEVLALANGALGADEVALLLVDGSGRELVEHEVAGRRLRPTPVRIAFPGAGVTSWVAERRKPLVVPDVRRDRRYLQVNPETRSEAAVPILAGDRLLGVLNFESRRPGYFQKGDLELLGFLASQIAIALKFAELDGQAQRWQERLAALHNLARLFGGVAPREALLQRTVDLVRMTCGGHYAAIFQADYEREELLLLAQSSAHPINIAVGVRQKFGAGFLGKAFALGETVNVRDVRNDPMYVFRVPGVLSEVCVPVRVGDHCLGILDAHAQNVGEFTPDEVMFLETVARLVAPALQSSAPVAGRSS; this is encoded by the coding sequence ATGGCGGCGCGGGGCCGGAAGAAGAAGACGCGGATGGACGCGGTGAAGCTTCTGCCGGAGGTGATTCGGCGGCTCCTGGCGATTTCGGACGCGGAGGTGCTTCTCAAGGAGGTGCTCGCGCTGGCCAACGGCGCCCTGGGGGCGGACGAGGTGGCGCTTCTGCTCGTGGACGGTTCCGGCCGGGAGCTGGTGGAGCACGAGGTGGCGGGGCGGCGGCTGCGTCCGACGCCGGTGCGGATCGCGTTTCCGGGCGCGGGGGTGACGAGCTGGGTGGCCGAGCGGCGCAAGCCGCTCGTCGTGCCGGACGTGCGGCGGGACCGGCGGTATCTGCAGGTGAATCCCGAGACGCGCTCCGAGGCGGCGGTGCCGATTCTGGCGGGGGACCGCCTTCTGGGAGTGCTGAATTTCGAGTCGCGGCGGCCGGGCTATTTCCAGAAGGGGGACCTGGAGCTCCTGGGATTTCTGGCCTCGCAGATCGCGATCGCGCTCAAGTTCGCGGAGCTGGACGGGCAGGCGCAGCGCTGGCAGGAGCGTCTGGCGGCGCTGCACAACCTGGCGCGGCTTTTCGGCGGCGTGGCGCCGCGGGAGGCGCTCCTGCAGCGGACGGTGGACCTCGTGCGGATGACCTGCGGGGGCCACTACGCGGCGATTTTCCAGGCGGACTACGAGCGGGAGGAGCTTCTGCTTCTGGCGCAGTCGAGCGCGCATCCGATCAACATCGCCGTGGGGGTTCGCCAGAAGTTCGGGGCGGGGTTCCTCGGCAAGGCGTTCGCGCTCGGCGAGACCGTGAACGTCCGGGACGTCCGGAACGATCCGATGTACGTGTTCCGGGTGCCGGGGGTCCTTTCGGAGGTTTGCGTGCCCGTGCGGGTGGGGGACCACTGTCTGGGAATCCTGGACGCGCACGCCCAGAACGTGGGGGAATTCACGCCGGACGAAGTGATGTTCCTGGAGACGGTGGCGCGTCTGGTGGCCCCGGCGCTTCAGTCGTCCGCGCCGGTCGCGGGGCGTTCGTCCTGA